CTCGATCTCACCCACATCCGCACACAATTTTGCGCGCGAAATCATCATCCGGCGAGGGTCGGAAGGAGATTCTTCGCGAGGAATCTCGATCCCAATCGTGCGGCATGGCCACACCGTCGCCAATTCCGTACAGCAATTCCAGTGACGCTTACTTGGCCTTCTTCTCCGCGGCCTCAGCCTTGCGCGGCGCGCGCTTGGGGCCCTTGCGCTCAGGCTCCGCGGCTTCCGCAGCAAGTGTCTCCGGCGTCGCGACCGGCGCGCTGCCCTTGTTCGACAGGCTCGCCTTCAGCGCTTCCATGAGGTCGATGATCTTGCCCTGCGGCGCGGCCTCGGCGACGACGCTCACCGCTTCGCCCTGCATCTTTCGTTGGATCTGGGCGAGGGTGCGCTCCTTCACTTCGTCCTTGTACTTCTTGGGATCGAACTGCTCGGTCGAGATCTGGTTGATGAGCTGCTTGGCCAGCGTGAGCTCGGCTTCCTTCACCTCGCCTTCGCCGAGCGGGACTTCACTCATCGGCTTCACTTCGTCGGCGTAGCGCAGCTCCTGCATCACGATGCCGTTCTCGACCGGCCGCAAGAGCACCAGGTACTGCTTGCCCCGCGCCGCGTACTTGGCGAGCGCGCAGCGCTGCGTCTCGCGCATCGCCTCGCCGAGAAGTTTGTAGGACTTGTCCGCGCCCTTGTCCGGGCCGAGGTAGTAGGCCTTCTCGAAGTAGAGCGGGTCGACCTTCGAGAGCGGAACGAACTCGGTGATCTCGATGGCCTTCGACGCCTGCTCCTCGAGCGCCTTCAGCTCTTCTTCGGTGAAGAGGACGTACTGGTCCTTGGCGAACTCGTAGCCCTTCACCATGTTGGTGCGCTCGACGACCTCGTTGTTGTCCTTGGGGCAGATGTACTGCTGCTTCACCCGGCCCTTGCACTTGTCGTGCAGCAGGTTGAACGAGATCCCCGACGACGACTCGTTCGTCGAGAACAGCTTGATCGGGATGGAGACCAACCCGAAGCTGATGGTCGCGGTTCCAATGGATCGAGTGGCCATGGCCCCAATCCTAGGGCCCGGCCCCAGGAGATCGCCATTTCTCCACCGGACAAGCTCGCCCCCTACCGCGCCAAGCGTTCGGCCGACGCCACGAGCGAGCCGTTCGGCGCCGGCGTCGAGGGCGCAGGAGCGTCCGGGCCCGGACTCTTCGTGGTGCACAAGCACTCGGCCACCCGGCTGCACTACGACCTGCGCCTGGAGATGGGCGGCGTGCTCATGAGCTGGGCGGTGCCCAAAGGGCCGTCTCTGGATCCGGAGGAGAAGCGGTACGCGGTACACGTCGAGGATCATCCGCTCGAGTACGCCGACTTCGAGGGCATCATCCCCGAGGAGAACTACGGCGCCGGTCCGAGCATCGTGTGGGATCGCGGCACGTGGGTTCCCATCGAGGGCAAGAA
The sequence above is a segment of the Deltaproteobacteria bacterium genome. Coding sequences within it:
- a CDS encoding Ku protein; its protein translation is MATRSIGTATISFGLVSIPIKLFSTNESSSGISFNLLHDKCKGRVKQQYICPKDNNEVVERTNMVKGYEFAKDQYVLFTEEELKALEEQASKAIEITEFVPLSKVDPLYFEKAYYLGPDKGADKSYKLLGEAMRETQRCALAKYAARGKQYLVLLRPVENGIVMQELRYADEVKPMSEVPLGEGEVKEAELTLAKQLINQISTEQFDPKKYKDEVKERTLAQIQRKMQGEAVSVVAEAAPQGKIIDLMEALKASLSNKGSAPVATPETLAAEAAEPERKGPKRAPRKAEAAEKKAK